The sequence AAAAGCGGATAAGCAGCCAGGTGCAATCTGCCAGCAGGAAACGAAAGCCGTCGTCGGTCTCGATTCCGGTGACCGCGATGTTATCGATATGGCTAGGCCTGCTCCTTAAGAGGCGACGGGTGATTGACTCCCGTTCACCAGCAGGGAATTCGATGTCAGTACGCTCGAAGTAGTGGGGGCCAACCTTGCTAAAGAGGTATTCTACCAGTTGAGAGGGGCTCTTTTTCTCCCTGACCATCAGGTCCAGAAAGAGCAGGCCAGAGAGTATGCCATCGCGCTCTGGCATATTGCCACGAAAGGCAAAACCGCCGCTTTCCTCACCACCGATCAGCGCATCCTCGGCAAGCATCTTTGGGGCCACGTACTTAAAACCCACGGGGGTTTCATAGACTGGCACCCTATAAAGATCCCCCAGTCTATAGAGCATGCTGGTCGATGTTATCGTCTTGATGATTGCGCCACGCCTGTCGCAAACCTCGAGAAGATAGAGAGCAAGCAGGGCAAATACCTGAAGGGGGGTGAGAAATACCCCTCGCTCATCTATGATGCCGATGCGATCGGCATCGCCATCGGTGGCCAGGCCCGCGCTGGCCCCTTCTCCCTTCACCCTGGCGGAAAGCTCCCCCAGGTTTGATGCTATGGGCTCGGGCTGGAGGCCAGGGAATAACGGATTTCGCTCGCCGTGTATCTCGATAACCTCCGTAATGCCTCCGCTCAGAATGCGACGGAAGTATCCAATCCCCGCCCCATACATCGAATCCACCATCACCCTCAGTCCGCTGTTGCGCAGTCTCTCCAGGTCAACCAACTCCCCGATATGATTAAAATAGGGAGTGGTGGGGTCGATCCTGGTCACCATTTCATTACTAATTGCCTGCTCCAACGGCATCCGCTTAACCACATCGCCAGCCTGGATCCGGGATATATGCCTCTCTAACTCGGCGATAACCTCCGGAGAGGCACTGCAGGCGCTATCCACCTTGTACTTAAAGCCGTTCCAGGATGCTCCGTTGTGACTGGCAGTGATTACGATGGCACCGCCAGCTTTTTTCACCAGGATGGAGTAGCTAATTACCGGGGTGGGGGCAGCGTCTTGGCAAAGGTAAACCCTGATACCATTGGCGGCAACGACCTCTGAGGCAGCAGCAGCGAAGTCCTCGGAGGCAAACCTGGTATCATAGCCCACGACCAGGCCATAACGGGCGAGCCCCGCACCATTAAGGTAATCGGCAACGCCCTGTGCACATACTCTCACGTTTTCAAATGTGAAATCATCGGCGATGATCCCCCGCCAACCATCGGTTCCAAATATAATGGGTGTGGCCAACTTAAACCCTTTCTCGCCAGTAGTCCAAGAGATCCTTTAGTGTCTTTTCGAAGGGGATTTGAGGCTGCCACCCGGTTAAGTTACGGAACTTGGTGGCATCGCAGACAAGTACCTTCGCATCGTAGGGTCGAAGCCGAGCTGTATGTATCCTGACCTCGATGCCGGCATCAGTCATGCCAAGGAGCATACCGAGCATCTCCCTCACCTCCCTGTCAGCTCTTGGCAAGAATGCTTTTCCTCAGGCCAAACCTTGGTCCCCGGAAGCAATCTCTTATCGCTACCCACGATCACATTACTACCCAAAACACAACCCTCCATAACCTCGGTTCGTTCTCCAATAGCTACACTTTCCGCTATCACACAATTCTTGAGCGATACCCTCTGTCCAAGTTGAGCGTTCTGCCAAACTACTGACCCCTCAATAAGGCTGTTTTCCCCAATTCTGCAATCTTGCCCGATGACTGAGGGTCCCTTTACCCGCGCCCCGGAACCAATAACGCAGTTTCTACCAATTACCACCGGCCCTTCAAGCTCAGCTCGAGGCTGTATGTCACAGCCTTCCTCAACCCATATCCCATTGCCAGATTGCTCCCCAGGGAATCTCCGGATAACCTGTCCCTTGAGCAGGTCATGGTGAAGCTTCAGATATTTCTCGGGGGTGCCGATGTCGATCCAATAATCACTGGAGTGGTAGCCGTACAATGGATCGCCGTGCTCCAAGAGCAGGGGAAAGAGACCTTGCTCGAAGCTGAAGATCGATCCTTCCGGGATGTCGCTTAGCACTTCAGGCTCAAGAATGTAAGCACCGGCGTTTATCATATTGGTGGTCACCTCATTCCGGCGCGGTTTTTCCAGGAAACGCCGCACCCTGCCCTCATCATTGGTCTCCACTACTCCATAGATGGTAGGGTCCTCTACGGGCGTTAGGGCGATTGTAGCCTTTGATCCCCGCTTTCGGTGAAACTCCATCATCGCGGTGAGGTCGATGTCGGTGAATATATCGCCGTTAAAAACAAAGAAGGTTTCATCGATATGCTCATCGACATTCTTAACTGCTCCCGCTGTGCCCAGTGGGGAATCCTCCAATGCATAGCTTAGCTTTATGCCAAAGTTGCTGCCATCGCCAAAGTGGCGCCGGGTACGATTGTGAAGGTAACATAGTGTCAGTATAATGTCATCGATGCCATGCCGCTTCAGGTACTCGATCATGTGCTCCAGGAATGGCCTGTTCGCAATAGGCACCATAGACTTAGGGGTATTTAAGGTAAGGGGACGAAGCCTTGTCCCCTCACCACCGACCAAGATCACCGCCTTCACATTTTCACCCTTTTTCGCCACATACTACCAGGGTTTAGCATTATTCATACTTTAGCCATTTGTAGCGCCTGCGTCAACGCTATGCTTTTCTTAATTAAGGCCGGCCTCAGCTTTGAGTATGGCCGCCTTATCGGTCTTCTCCCATGGGACATCTATATCGGTGCGACCAAAATGACCATAGCTGGCGGTTTGCCTGTAGATTGGACGTCGTAACTTCATAGTCTCGATAATCGCACCAGGGCGAAGGTCGAAGTGCTTGTGGATCAGCTCAACGATAACATCATCGGGGACCCTGCCGCTACAGAATGTCTCTATAGAGATGGAAAGGGGACGAGCCACTCCGATGGCATATGAGACCTGGAGTTCGAGGCGATCCGCTAGCCCCGCTGCTACCAGGTTCTTAGCCACATACCTGGCCGCATATGCCGCGGAGCGGTCCACCTTGGTAGGGTCCTTTCCCGAGAAGCTTCCGCCTCCATGTCTGGCGATGCCGCCATATGTATCAACCAGTATCTTGCGCCCAGTGAGGCCGGTATCTCCCATTGGTCCTCCAGTGACAAAGCGCCCCGTTGCATTGACATAATATTTGGTTCTTTCATTTAGTAGAGAAGCGGGGATCACGGCCTTGATCACCTGCTCAATAACATCGTGCTCAATGACATCGTGGCTGATGGCAGGGTCATGCTGGGCGCCGATAACCACGCTATCGACTCGCTGGGGAACACCCCTGGAGTACTCCACCGTCACCTGCGACTTGCCATCGGGGCGCAGATAACGCAGTGTGCCATCCTTTCTTACCTGGGCCAGTCTCTTGCATAACTTATGGGCTAGGGAAATGGTAAGGGGCATGAGCTCAGGGGTCTCGTTGCAGGCAAAGCCCACCATCATCCCCTGGTCACCAGCACCCAGGGTCTCTCTCTCGTTATTATCCTCACCGCTCCTTACCTCAAGCGATTTATCCACCCCCATAGCGATGTCCTTCGACTGCTCCTTGATGGAGACCATAACCCCGCAGGTCTCGCAGTCAAATCCGTACTTGGCACGGGTGTAGCCCACGTCTCGCAATACCTTGCGCACGATGTCCGGTATTTCTACATAGCAATCGGTGGTAATCTCCCCCATAACAAATACAAGCCCGGTTGTTGCTGCGGTCTCGCAGGCAACCCTAGCCATAGGGTCACGTGCCAGAATGGTATCGAGGACGGCATCGGAGATTATGTCGCAGAGCTTATCAGGGTGGCCTTCGGTAACCGACTCGGAGGTAAGAAATAGCGAGGGTGCGCTCATAAAAGTTGTCATCTTTTTCTCCTTCCCTTTCTATGTCCCTGATTCCCAGCTCTCAAGATACTTCCTTTGTTCCTCAGTAAGCACATCAATTGTCATCCCCATGGAAGCTAGCTTCAGCCGGCCAACCTCCCTGTCGATATCCCGAGGCACGGGGTAAATACCTGGCTTAGACTTTTCTCCCTTAACCATGTACTCCACGCATAGCGCCTGATTGGCAAAGCTCATGTCCATAACGCTTGCCGGATGCCCCTCGGCGGCGGCCAGGTTTATCAACCTGCCTTCACCAAGCAGGAAGATTCGCCGACCACTGGGAAGGGTGTATTCGTCAATATAGAGGCGTATGCGGCGCTTGGCCTTTGCCATCTTCTCCAGGGCGGGGATGTTAATCTCCACATTGAAATGCCCGCTGTTGGCCACTATTGCCCCATCCTTCATCGCGGAGAAGTGTGCGCTGTCGAGGACGTTCATGTCACCAGAGAGGGTGATAAATATGTCGCCTACCTTCGATGCCTCAGCGATGGGCATCACCGAGTAGCCATCCATGACCGCCTCCAGGGCACGGATGGGCTCGACCTCGGTCACGATTATATGTGCCCCCATGCCCCGAGCCCTCATCGCCACCCCCCTACCACACCAGCCATAACCGCAGATCACCACCTTCTTTCCCGCCCATAGGATATTAGTGGCACGTGTGATGCCATCAATAGTGCTCTGACCAGTGCCATAGCGATTGTCAAATAAGTGCTTGGAGTCTGCGTCGTTCACTGCGATGATGGGGTAGAGAAGCTTACCCTGCTGTGCCAAACTCCGTAGCCGGATACAGCCTGTGGTGGTCTCTTCGGTGCCCCCTATAATGCCACTGACCAGTTCCCGGCGATCTTTATGAATTGTGCTCACCAGATCAGCGCCGTCATCCAGGGTGATATGAGGACCATATTCTAGGGCAGCACTAATGTGCCCATAGTAGGTTTGGTTATCCTCCCCCTTTATGGCATAAACCGGGATGTCGTACTCTTTTACCAGGGCAGCGGCGACATCGTCTTGGGTAGAGAGGGGATTTGAGGCGCAGAGTACTAGCGTGGCACCCCCCTCCTTTAAAACCATCGCCAGGTTCGCTGTCTCGGTGGTAACATGGAGGCAGGCGGCAAGGCACACCCCTTCGAGTGGCTTCTCCCTGGCAAAGCGCTCCTTAATTAGCCTCAGTACTGGCATCTCACGCGACGCCCACTCAATACGCAGCATCCCCGCTGCGGACAGGGAAGGATCCCTTATGTCAGCCTTCATAAATTACACTCCTTATCTTCAAAATGGGTACACCTCTGTAGCTCGTAGTATCTTTTATCAATATCAGCTCTGGTCAGGGAGCGGAGGCCATCGATGCTGAACTCGGAGATGGTAAAGCTGGCCACTGCAGTGCCGTGGATAACAGCCTGCCTCAACATTTGTGGGGTGAACTCGTTTACCTGATCTAGGTAGCCGAGGAAGCCTCCGGCAAAGCTATCCCCAGCGCCGGTGGGGTCCTTGAAATCGTAAACGGGATAGGCTGGGGCGATGAAGTGGTCATCGCCGCTAAGCATGACCGCTCCGTATTGCCCTCTCTTTATGATCACCGTTTTGGGACCCATATTGAGTATGCTTCTGGCAGCAGCAAAGGTGTTCTGGCTTTGGGCAAGCAGGCGGGCCTCTGACTCGTCCATTATGGCGATGTCCACGGCGCTTATCGCTCGGCTCAGGAGTTCACCCTTGCCCCTGATCCAGAAGTTCATGGTATCGACCACCTTCAGACTGGCCCCGCTAACCTGTTCCAGCACCTCGCACTGGAGTTCAGGGTCGATATTGGCGAGAAATACCAGATCGCTGTCCCGGTAACCTGGGGGAAGGGTTGGATGGAAATCGGCAAAGACATTGAGCTCGGTCTTCAGTGTTTCGGTGATATTTCGCTCGAAATCATAGTGGCCAGCCCAGCGGAAGGTCTTACCCTCGATTACCTCAAGTCCCGCAGTATCGACGCCACGCCCGGCGAGGAACTGGATATGCTCGGTGGGAAAGTCGGTGCCGGCGACCGCGACTAGGTTTACCTTGGTATAAAGGCTGGCGGCAGTGGCGAAGTAGACAGCAGAGCCGCCGAGAACCCCGTTGACGCTGCCCAGGGGCGTCTCTACCGAGTCAAGAGCCACCGAGCCCACAACCAGCACGCTCAACCGGTTATCTCCCTCACTCCGCCTTCGCCTCCGCTTTTGTATTCTCGGTATTTATATCAACTATCATTTATCGTCGAATCCAGCCATTGGATCACCTGCTCCAGAACCTTCCGATGATTCGTCCTGGTCACCGTTATGATAACCACGTTGGGGTTTTGCCTAATCTGGTTGGCCCAGGGATGGGAAGAAAGCATGATGGTACCCAGCACCCTCTTATCGCTATTTACCGACTCCAGCACAGCTTCCTTGAAATCGGGTGAGAAAAGCTCCATCTTCCCGATCTCGTCGATCACTACCACATCGCACTCACGAGCTGCCTCCCTTAGTGCAGCGACTCCCACCCTATCCAGTCCATCTATATCCACCCCGTACTTGCTAACCCGATAGGGACTCTTGATACCTGTATGGGCCAGGATGGCGCTCTCCCCATCTAGGGTAACGAGCCTGAAGCCCTGCCTCGCCCTGCTCTCCCTTATCTCCTCGGTGAAAAATCCCCCCGCTTTTATGTGAGTCCTATCCAGAGCTTGCTTAATAATTGTGGTCTTGCCCACCCCGGGGCCGCCGGTTAGGAGACAGGCTGTCCTCTCGATATTACTCTTCTTCATTTTCTCGCGGGGCTTTTACTGTGCGACCCTCCTCCTCTTAATCATAGCGGCTCCTAGAAACTGGGATTAACGTTTTGAATCTAAAATCTCCACTTCCTCGATCTCGGACGGGTTATCACGCTGGCTAATAGAATACTCCATGCAGGAATCTCACTCATCAAACATTGCCGGCGGTGTCCCGTGGCTAAAGCGGTAAACGGTCTCTGCCTTTGCTATGTCCTTTGACCGAAAATCTCCACAAATTTGGCGATGGAGCGGTCGCAGGTTCTTTCGACATCCGGAGGGAAGAGGCAGCCCGGTAGCTCGCCAAGATTTCTATGATAGCGGATGCAATCGCAACACTTCCCCTTGCGCTCGCAGGGCTCGTAGGTGCAGGTGCACCCCTCTCTGTTGGCATCGATACTGCACTCCAACCTCTCATCCCTCTCTGATATATCTTTTTCTCAGTTCTTTTGATACCCCGGCAAGGCACTCCAAAGCCCACGCTGCCGCCTCCTCCGAGAGCGAGTCCAGGCCGCATGAAGGGGTAACCAGACATCGCTCTGTTAGCAGGCGAAAGCTGACCCCTTTTCGATCCAGTGCTCCCATTCCATCCTCCAGGCGGTCGATAAGGCTCTTTACCGTTTCTCCCTTCAGGGCTTGTTCATCGTTTGCTACGATGCCCCAGGCGATCACACCGCCACGCTCCAGAAATGATTTCACCTCCTGGGGATAAAGAGCAATGGTGTAACCATAATTATAGGCATCAAAGCTAAGAATGTCGAGGTTCGTGGCAAGCAGTATTGACCAATCCGTATTGCCACAGCAGTGTACTCCCTTGAGCCCGCTGATACCAGCGAAAACCTCCTCTAAAAGCCCTTTTACCTGCTCCTCAGCGAGTGAGACAAAGGCGGAACCCACCGATGCCATATAGGGCTCATCGACGAAGATGATGGTATTGGGTGAGATGGCCTTAAGCTCCCGCTCCTGCCAGGCAGCCTTCATGCGTAGGTGTTTGGCCAGGGCATCAGCAAGCGTATCGTCATAGAGGATGGGGCGACGGTTCTCATCGGTGACCGTTAGCCCCCAGGTAACAGGGCCGGTCACCTGTCCCTTGACGCCAAATGGCGACCTTAGCTCCACTTCAAGTAGTGTGTGAAGACCAGCGGCATAGTCCGGGCTTATAGCATATCTCTCGACCCTGTTCTCTAGATAGGTATTGTAGAGCTGCTCCAGTGGCTCATCCAGATCTTTTGAACGATCGACATAAACTCGATCCCCTTCGATGACCACGCCGGGGAAACCATCGCTGAACTGGGCATACATGTTCTCCGAGAAGGAACGCTTGGGTAGTTGTGGCCAGGCGGGGATTTCGGGTAGGAACTTAGCCACCAGTGAGCAGGCCTCTCGCGGGTCGGTATGAGGCATGCTTCCCACTGCAGTAGCTAGTCCGCTTAACTCAAATCGGGGCAGTTTTCCGCTCCTCCCTAAGAGGTATCCCAGCAGCTCTACTCTTCACTATAGCAGCATTGAGTGGGCTATTCCTGAGATCACCTAATATACTTACCAATTAAAAGGTCGAGTTCCTTTTTCATCCGCTCGGGAATCTTCTCCGAGTCGGTGATAATGGCGTTTTTAAGCGCCTCGGCACAGCCACATTCGCGTCCCTCTGGGATGCGTGCCGCCGCTATATTAATGATCTTCTTGGCTATATCAGCACTACGCGCCAGGTTGGCAAGCGCCATTTCGATAGTTACCGACTCCTCGGTTTCATGCCAGGTATCGTAGTCGGTAATGCAGGCAAGTGTAGCATAGCATATCTCCGCCTCCCTTGCCAGCTTTGCTTCCGGTAATGCCGTCATACCTATGATGCTTGCTCCCCAGGAGCGATAGAGGTTCGATTCCGCCTTTGTGGAGAAGAGTGGCCCCTCCATCACGATATAGGTACCCTCCTGGTGAACATTGGCCCCCACATCGATGGATGCCTGATACAGTATATTGCTGAGAACCGGGCAGAAGGGTTCGGCAAAGCTGGCATGGGCAACCAGCCCCCCACCGAAGAAGCTGTTCACCCGGCTTCTGGTGCGATCGATAAGCTGGTCGGGTATGACAATGTCCAGGGGATGGATACCCTCTTTCAGGCTTCCTACCGCATTGACGGAGATGATCCACTCCACGCCCAGTGACTTCAAGGCGTAGATATTGGCGCGGGACGGTATATCCGAGGGGCTTACATAGTGCCCCCTGCCGTGGCGGGGGAGGAATGCGATGCTCTTCCCTTCCAGTTCGCCGATAATGATAGCATCGCTGGGCTCGCCGAAGGGGGTCTTAGGCTTCACCTCTTTGACAACAGTCATCCCCTCTATTTGGTATAGTCCACTTCCCCCGATAACCCCTATCTTGGCCTCAGGCATTAAGAAACCTCCACGTTTCTATGCACTTCCACCGGTCAGTTTATGATGCTTTGTTATCTTTTTCAAACATACGCCCTGTATAATCGAATGGTAAGGGCATTTTCATTATGGGGTCTACGGCTTTGTCGAGATTAGTTACTATTGAGTCGAATCTCTTTTGCCATGAGATTACGTTTGGTTTGTCATAATCTAGCTCTCTAGCAAGGGCGAAACTCTCAATCGCTTCTACGACACGAAGTATTGTTACAGTTAATATGAAAGCTTTATTTGGCAAATCCTCTATTCTCGTATCTGGCGCAGCCATTATCATGTACTCATCCCCTGTTAAAGATACTGACAATGCATCATGAAGTGCACAAGGGAGCGTTGGATGTTTTACTTTGCATAACCACTGGTACTGCGCGTATATCATTTCAGCTTGAGCATCGTATTCCTGATCAGATAAAACCTTTCCAGATTTTTCGTCTTCTTGTTTTGATTGGTAAGCATACATTTTGCACAGATTGGCTACAGACCAAGGAGAGCCGCCAGATGCATGATTCCACATTTTTTCTGCCCTTTGAACATTGCCTGCTAAACAATTGGTAATAAGAGCATTTTCAAATGCTGCAGCTGCTACTGAGCCAGCTTGAGATGTATAACCGAGCAGGAGTAAGTTCCAAGTGGCCCTTAGGTCGTTTAGCAAGCGTTTTAAGAATAGAGCAGCGATAGCAATATCCTTAGTTTTTTGGCACTTGCAACTCAAAGTTGGCACTTCCATTCCACATTCATAGCAATCTGTAATGGGTCGCGAAAAAGGTTTCAGCATTTTCGCTATCTTCGGGCTTTCAGCTACTTCTAATGGCGACAAAGCGTCCCAGAACCCATGTGAATCCTTAATGACCATCGTTTACCCCAAGCTTCCTCAACCTCTCCACATAGGGCTCGCGCACTATACCACGCTCGGTAATTATAGCAGATATGTAGCGATGGGGGGTAACATCGAAAGCGGGGTTTGCTACCTTAACTCCCTCCGGGGCGATAGGAACCCCTCTAATGTGGGTAACCTCTGTAGCGCTTCTCTCCTCAATGGGTATATCATCACCCGATTCCAATGATATATCGATGGTGCTTGTGGGGGCGGCGACATAGAAAGGGATACCATTCTCCATCGCCGGCACCGCCAAGTTATAGGTGCCGATTTTATTCGCGACATCGCCATTTGAGGCAATCCTATCAGCACCTACGATTACGCAATCGATGCCTCCTCTGGAAAGGAAATGACCCGTCATGGTGTCGGTTATTAGGGTGAAAGGGATGTTATACTTAATTAGCTCCCATGCGGTAAGACGCGCTCCCTGTAGCAGGGGACGAGTTTCGCTAGCGAAGACGTGTATTTTTTTACCTCTCTCCCATGCCGTCCTGATTACCCCCAGTGCGGTACCATAGCCCGCTGCCAACGCCCCGGTGTTGCAGTGAGTCAGTATAGTAAAGCCATCCTCTATAAGCTCGTCACCGTAGGAGCTCAGCTTTCGCTCTGCCGCCTCACCCTCGGCATCCAGCCTTTGGGCCTCAGAGATAAGTGCCACTTTTATCCGGGCAACGCTCTCGCCGGCTTCTGCCACGCGGTTCATCCTCTCCAGTGCCCAGAACAGGTTAACCGCAGTGGGTCTGGTGGCAGAAAGCGTCTCTGAGATGGGACGAAGTTTTTCCATAAATTCATTCTTCGATTTTGCCTCGATCCCCTGTGCCCCCAGTGCTATCCCGTAGGCAGCGGCGATGCCTATAGCTGGCGCGCCACGGATTCTCATCCCCTTGATTGATGATGCCACCTCGCGGTAGTCCGAAATCTCCAGGAAAACCTCCTCCCATGGAAGCTTAGTCTGGTCGATCATTATAACCTTCTTTGATACCCACTTTATGGCTTTAAACTCACTCATTTTAACCCTCTCATCTACTCCTCCATATATTTTCAAATTTGCGCCTGCCCACTCTATACCTTAACCCTCCTTCTCCATATCAAAGCTACAACAATGACCGCGATGAAAGTTACCTCAACTGCAAGTCCCCAGGGCATCGAAAGCTGATCGAACAAGTCATGGATAGGGCTTCGCCCTATAGTAGGACGCAGGATAATCCAGTCAACGATATCTGGAGATAAGGCCCACAGCATTCCCCACCAGTAGTGGCGCATAAGGTAAGCCAAGGCGGGAGTCAACACAACTAGGCCAGCAAGAACGAAGGTGCTTAGCAAATCGCCAGGATAGGGAACGATTTGTAGGATAGCTGGTGTACCCGGTGGCCAAGGACTGTGTAAATGCTGTATAGGCTCAATTATCGAGTTACGAAGGAGCAAGTTGTCAAGGAGAGCGGCGCTTAGAAGAGCGATCCCTGCCGTAGGTACCCGTGTTTTCATGCCCTTCTCGGTGAGGGCACCAGCAGCTAGATGGTAAGGAGCATACATCTACACAAACTTTCATTTCCTTTAAAACTTCTCTCGTGTGACAATAGGTTTTCCTGTTACATTGAATAATAACGATTTGTACTAACCTATCATTTGAGTAGCTTGAATTCTACCACATCCACCAAGCCTTTATCAGTGAGCCTCAGCTCAGGTATCACGGGGAGGGCGAGAAAGGAGATGGTGGCAAAGGGAGAGGCAAGCTTCGCTCCCAGGTCTGCGGCGGTTTTTTCAAGCTTTTCCAGCTTATTGACCACGGTCTCGAGCGGCTCTTCTGATAATAAACCGGCGATAGGTAAAGGAAGCGCATCTAAAATCTTGCCATCTGCGGCGATGACCAGCCCACCCTCCAGTCGCTCTATCTCCTTTACTGCTATAAATATATCGTTATCCTCCACACCCACAGCGATGATGTTGTGGGAATCATGGGCGATGGATGAGGCCAACGCCCCACGCTTGAGCCCAACACCTTTCACCAGCCCCAGACCTATGTTCCCGGTAGCCTTATGCCTTTCCACCACCACCAGCTTGAGGATGTCACGCTCGGGATCGGGCACAACAAATCCACCCGCAACCTTAGACCTCTCCGCCAGCTTTTTAGTGATTATCTGGTTAGAGACAATCTCGATAATGG comes from Dehalococcoidia bacterium and encodes:
- the mtnA gene encoding S-methyl-5-thioribose-1-phosphate isomerase — its product is MSEFKAIKWVSKKVIMIDQTKLPWEEVFLEISDYREVASSIKGMRIRGAPAIGIAAAYGIALGAQGIEAKSKNEFMEKLRPISETLSATRPTAVNLFWALERMNRVAEAGESVARIKVALISEAQRLDAEGEAAERKLSSYGDELIEDGFTILTHCNTGALAAGYGTALGVIRTAWERGKKIHVFASETRPLLQGARLTAWELIKYNIPFTLITDTMTGHFLSRGGIDCVIVGADRIASNGDVANKIGTYNLAVPAMENGIPFYVAAPTSTIDISLESGDDIPIEERSATEVTHIRGVPIAPEGVKVANPAFDVTPHRYISAIITERGIVREPYVERLRKLGVNDGH